Part of the Candidatus Neomarinimicrobiota bacterium genome is shown below.
TCTACCCTCGCCGGTTCGACTTCGTACTTCACGAACTTGATCGGAGTAAAGATTGAATCCATAAAAATCGTACCGAGAGGCGCATCCGGTTTCTTGTTCTTGCCAGCCGAATTGTAACCTCTTCCCCTTTCAATGCGCAGTTCAATCGTAAAATCCGAGTCCTCGTTGAGCGTTGCTATGTGATGGTCGGGATTTAATACTTCAAGATTGGAAGAATTCTTCTGGATATCCGAACCTTTGAATTCTTTCTTCCCCTTGAGGCCGATGGATACCTTCTCGATCGTTCCATTGAGCATTTTTACCCGTATCTCTTTCAGGTTGAGTATGATCTCCGAAACATCTTCCATTACCCCTTTAATCGTTGTGAATTCGTGATTTATGCCGTCTATCTTCAACGACGTAATCGCCGCGCCGGGAAGTGCGTTAAGAAGCACTCTCCTTAGCGAATTGCCGAGTGTCAGTCCGTATCCTTTTTCTAACGGTCCTAATGACAATCTGCCCGATGTTGACGAATATGTAGATTGATCGATTTCTACGGCATTTGGTATTTTTACTTTGATTTTATTCATCTATATTTCCCATGCTACTTTGAGTAAAGTTCAACTACTAATTGTTCCCTGACGTTCAACGGTATCTGCTCCCGCTCCGGAATCTGAATGACCTTTCCCTGCATACTCGCCTTATC
Proteins encoded:
- a CDS encoding DNA-directed RNA polymerase subunit alpha produces the protein MNKIKVKIPNAVEIDQSTYSSTSGRLSLGPLEKGYGLTLGNSLRRVLLNALPGAAITSLKIDGINHEFTTIKGVMEDVSEIILNLKEIRVKMLNGTIEKVSIGLKGKKEFKGSDIQKNSSNLEVLNPDHHIATLNEDSDFTIELRIERGRGYNSAGKNKKPDAPLGTIFMDSIFTPIKFVKYEVEPARVEGKTDFEKLIIDVETDGSVTPDDAVSQAAIVLRDHLNLFINSDTEDRVEEPREEEEDIAGIRKQLLRSIDELELSVRSHNCLKAAQIDTLGDLVSKSEQEMLKFKNFGRKSLLELQQKLGELGLAFDMDVMKYIGNDEF